Below is a genomic region from Mycolicibacter hiberniae.
GGTCGCTGCCGCACACTCCGGCAGCGACGAACCGCAGCAGCACCTGGCCCGGGCCGATCTGTTGTTCGGCGGGTTCGGCAACCTCGACCCGCTCGAACTGATACGGCGCGATCAACCGGTGTGCCCACATGTCCTACACCTCCACCGGAATGCTGTTCCAGCCCCACTGGAAGCTGGACGGCAGCCTGGTCGCGCCGTCCTCGATGATGCGGTACTCCCCGACACGGCGCAGCCATTCCTGCACCAGGACCGTGACTTCCAGCCGGGCCAGGTGATAACCGATACAGAAATGCTGTCCGCGCCCGAAAGCCAGCGACCTTTCTATCTTTCGGTCCCAATGGAATTCGTCGGGATCGGGGTACTGGCGCTCGTCCCGGTTGGCCGATGCCAACAGGGCGATGATGCGCTGACCGGGCCCGATCGTCCTGCCGTGCAATGCGAAGGGTTTGCGGGCGGTGCGGGCGAACCATTGCGCGGGGGCGCAGTAGCGGATCATCTCCTCGCGTGCGCGCGGCACGGCGCTGGTGGGATCCGACCGCACCGCGGCCAGTTGGTCCGGCCGGCGGGCCAGCTCCCACAGTCCGTGCGCCACGATTTTGGGTACCGTTTCGGTGCCGCCGATGAAGATGCACAGCAGTTGCGTGGCGGCTTCGACATCGTCGAGGTCGCTGCCGTCCGGTAAGCGGTAGGACAGCATTCCGTCGACGATCGGCAGTGCGCCGCGATCCCGCGCGGCGCGGCGGCGCTGCACGGCCGGGATGAGGTACTGCAGATAGTTGGGCCGCGCCGCGGCCGTGTCCACCCCGCTGCCGGCCTGCGCGAGGCTGCCGGCGTTGACCGCGGCCAGCACCTCCGCGGCGAGGTCGGTGGGAATGCCCAGTAGTTCGCACACCACCTGGGCCACCACTATTCCGCCATAGTCACAGGTCAAGTCGAAGCGGCCGCGCGGAAGCAGTTCATCGAGCCGCTGGTTGGCCAGGGCACGCACGCGGTCTTGCCAGTCGGCCACCGACCGGGGCCGGAATGCCGGCGACTGCAGCCGACGGATGTCGTCATAGATCGGCTTGTCGAAGACGGCGTGAAAGGGCAGCGGATGCAGGGGCGGGTCGGGTACCGGACCGCTGTTGTGGTGTGCCAACACACTAGCCGCCGGCAGGGTGCCCTCGGAGGCCACGAAGGTTCCGTCGCCGACCGCCAGCGCCTCCCAGATGTCGTCGAATCGGGATAGTGCGTAGAGATCCCACTGCGGCACGTAGTAGAGCGGGTGGCGGTCGCGCAGCACGCGATAGTACGGCAGCGGGTCGGCCATCACCGCCGGATCGAAGGGGTCATAGGAGAACTCCGGGGCCGCAACGCTTGTCACGTGTTGTCTCGCTGTAGCGGCGAGGGGGGCAAGGCCTGCAGGATCGAGTCCTCCCAGCCGTCACGCAAGGCGGGGGCCACACTCATCCAGGTCACGATCTCGGCCGGCGGATGGTCTTTCCACGACGGGTAGTGCTCGGCGAAGCAATCCCATCCGCCGTCGAGCGCCCAGTAGTGGATGACCTCGTTGAAGCGGAACGTGGTGGTGAACGAACCGAGCCAGCGCTTTCCGGTGCGCTCCGACCACGGCACGTACAGCCGCTCCAGCTCGCGAATGTAGTCGTCCTGGCGACCGGGCTTGGTCTGCATGATTTCCTGAATCACCACGGTCGCGTCGAAGCCGGATTCGCACAACGCAGACAGCGTCTTGTTGCGCGGCCCCGGATACATGATGCGGCCCTCCCCCGAGGCACCGATGCCGGCCAGGTAAGCCGACCAATCGGCCGCGGGTTGGGCGTGGCTGCCGCCCCGGCTCTGTGCCCGCCCGATCCGGGCGTAGTCGGCGAACGCGTCGATCTCCCAGATGACGGTGACCTGCGGCCAATGCCCGTTGTAGGCGGTGGACTCCCACAGTCCGAAGAGGCGGGCGCCGAGCTCGGTCATCATGGGCTGGTAGGTCTCGGTGAAGTTGCGGGTGAAGTCGCCGCTGGTGCCGCGGCCCAGATCGATCGTCTCGTGCAGATACAGCAGGGTGTGGTCGTAGTACTTGCGCATCAGCCGACCGAGACCAGATCGGAAGTCACCGGCAGGCAATGACTCTGGTCGCTACGGAATCTCTCCGGTCCGTCGATGCGCGCCACCTCCCCGCCGGCGGCGGCAAGCGCCCGACGTTTGAACGCCCGTCCCGCCACGGAGGGCGTGTGCTGGACCGTGCGCAGCCGGCGATCCAGCTCCAGCGTCGCGGGCCGCCCCCACACCACGAGCTCCGTCAGGCTGCAACGCAGCGCCTGCTGCACCCGCTGGTGGATCCGCGCGTCAGCGCGGAGCGCATCGGCGGCCACCGCCAGGGCGTGCCCGGGCGGCTCGCACTCGGGCGCGGCAAGGTGGGCCTCCAGGTCGTCGGCGGTCAGACCGAGGATCTGCAACGGCCGCAGGTCCAGGTGCGCGGGCACCAGCACGCGCACGTCCCAGCCGGTCGCCGCCCGCTGATACAGCCAGCCGCCGGCGCTGTGCACCAGGCCGGCGACGTCGCGGGCGATGACGTCGAGTCGGTAGCGCAGACACTGATCGCGCGCCGAGGAACCAAGGGCCGCAGCGGTACTCGTCATCACATCTTCCCAGCTCGTCGCGAGGACCATCAGACGGTGCCGCCGGTCCGACGAGCCCGGTCCGTCCGCGCAGCACAACTTCCGGTGATATTACAGTTGGAGCAGAATTTGTAAAGTCGAATTCGGCGGAACACGACTGGGGCGAGGGGTGAGGGCACGTGAGTCTGGTTGCCGGAGATGGTCCGCTCAGCACTGAGCGGGCCGGTTGGTTCGCGCCGGAGATCACCGGCGCTTTGGTCTACGTCGAGCCGCATCCGCGCCGGGTGCAGGCGATCCGCGCACAGCGCTGCGTGATCGACACCGAAGAGGTGCTGCTGGTCCATCGCCAGGGCGAGCCGTTGAGCTACGCCTTTCGCGAGGACGCCGTTCGCGGGCTGCCGTATCGGGCGCTGCCGGAGGCGCCCGGCTTCGTGCAGGTCGCCTGGGACGCCGTGGACACCTGGTTCGAGGAGGGCCGTCAGCTGGTGCACTACCCGCCGAACCCCTATCACCGGATCGATTGCCGCCCTACCCGGCGAGCCTTGCGGGTCGAGGTCGCCGGCATGGCACTGGTGGACACCGACGACACGGTCATCCTGTTCGAGACCGCCCTGGCCCCACGGCTCTACGTCACCGCGAACCACGTGCGCACCGACCTGCTGCAGGCATCGACGACGTCGACGTATTGCAACTACAAGGGCTACGCCAGCTACTGGAGCGCGGTCGTCGGCGACACCGTCATACCGGACCTGGCGTGGGCCTACCTGGACCCGCTCCCCGAAAGTGCAGCCATTTCCGGGCTTTTCAGCTTCGATCTGTCACGGGCAGCCGGTTTCGCCGAGTTGCCGAAACCGGCTGGGCGTCTGCCGCTATAGCCGCGAGTGCTCGGCGATGGTGTTGTCGCTGGTACGCAATGGCCGGATCAGGCCATCCTGGGCGAAGGAGGCGATGAGTTCGCCCTCCTCGGTGTGCACCGTTCCGCGAACGTAGGACATGCCCGCGCCCACCTGCGTGCTCTCGTGACTGTAGAGGAGCCAGCCGTCCCAGCGCACCTGCTCGTGGAAGCTCACCGTGACGGTCATGGGAGCCGTCGACACCGTCACGTGCGACTGGCTCGTTCCGATCCCGGCATGCGCGCGCATCGTGGTTGAGATCCCCAAATGTCCTGTGAAGTAAGCGATCAGCGCCTTGGCGAGATCATCACGGGCAGGAATAGGGTCATAGTGCAGCCAGGCGTAGAGCTCCGGGGGCCCAACCTCGTCAGGACTGTTGACGTCCACCACGTCGACAAGGCGCACCTCTCGTCCAGCCATCGGCATGGCGCAGGGGTTGGCCTCCGCCGGGGCGGTGACGTCCGGGCGGGGAAGGTGGTGGGTGATGATGTCGGCCGACGGCACATCGGCGAGCACCGTGATGGTTGCGCAGCGTTTGCCGTTCTGCAGGACCGAGATCACCGCGGCGGCCGTGGAGCGCCCCTCGCTGACGACATCGATGGCGTATTCCGCCGGCGGCCCCACCAGAACAGCCCGGGCGAACACCGCGTGCACCGATCGGATCGACTTGTCCGCGAACCGTTGCGCCGCCGCCATGATGGCCTGCGCGACCAACTGGGTGCCCTCCACCACCTGGCGCTCGTCCCCACCGGCCAGCCCGGTGGCGCCGACGAAGCGGTCCGGACCGTCGGCAACCACCTCGAACAGGTCCAGCAGGCCGCTTACCGACCAGTGCGTCGCAGGGGAAGTCTCGGTTGTCGCGGATATTTCAGACATTCCGCGAGCGTGACATTTTGGGCGCATTTTGTAAAGTGTGTGCAAGCCGCGCCCAGGGCGGCCGGACAGGAGGGCGACAGTGTTGGGTTTCGCCGAGACGGGTTCGCAGCCAGCCGTGGACGCCTCGTCGTCGACGCCGGCGCCCCTGGCGGGCGGCTTCTGCTTCGGGGAAGGGCCCCGCTGGTTCGAGGGCTTGTTGTGGTTTTCGGACATGCTCGGCGAGGCGATCCACACCGTCACGCTGAACGGCTCGATGACAACGGTTCCCCTGCCGGGCCACAGCCCCAGCGGGTTGGGCTTCCGGCCGGACGGCACCCTGCTGGTCGCCTCGGCCGCAGATCGTCAGGTGCTCTGCTACGACGGCGACTCGGTCACCACGCTGGTCGATCTGGCTGACCGCGTGCCGGCCGATCTCGGCGACATGGTGGTGGACGCGGCCGGCCGCAGCTACATCGGGTCACAGGCCCCCTCCGGTGGGGTGCTCGTACGCGTGGATCCGGACGCGAGCGTGCGCATAGTCGCCGAGGACCTCGACTTTCCGAATGGGATGGTGATCTCCCCGGACGGGACCACGCTGACCGTCGCCGAATCGATGGGCCGTCGGCTCACCCGGTTCACCATCGACGCCGACGGCGGACTGCAAGCCCGCCGCACCTTCGCCGACGGGCTGGACGGACCACCGGATGGCATCGCGCTCGACGCCGCCGGAGGGGTCTGGACGGCGATGACGCTGGCGAATCAGTTCGAACGCATCGTCGAGGGCGGCATCGTGACCGACCGCATTGCGACCGGCGGCCGGGCCGCGATCGCCTGCGCGCTGGGCGGCCGCCAGCGCCGCACCCTGTTTCTGCTGACAAGTCCCAGCGCCTACCCCAAGCGGCTGATGGGGACCCGCGACTCACGGCTGGACACGGTGACCGTGGAGATTCCCGGCGCCGGATTGCCCTGAAAGAGATGCCATGACCGACGCCTACTACGAGCTGCTGGACCCCGACGACTCCCGCGGCGAGAGGTTCGCGGCCACCGATTTCGTCCGAGGAACCTGGTCAGCTCAGATTCAGCACGCCGCGCCGGTGTCGGCGCTGCTGGTCCGGGCGCTGGAGCGCCTGGATGCCCGCGACGACACCCGGCTCAGCCGGGTCACCATCGACCTGCTGGGACCGGTACCGGCCGAGGGTGACCTGTGGGTGCGCTGCCAGGTGGACCGCCCCGGCAAGCAGATCGAACTGGTCAGCGCTCAAATGCTGGCAGCGGGGCCTGACCGGCTCCTGCGGCCGGTCGCCCGGGCGACCGGTTGGCGGCTCCAGAAACTGGACACCTCCGAGGTGCAGCACGCCTCGGCGCCTCCCCTGCGGCCGGTCCACGAGGCGCGCGGCATGGACATGCAGCGCAAGTGGGACCGCAACTACGTGCACAGCCTGGATTGGCGGTGGTTGACCACGCCGCTGGCACCGGGGGCCGGCGAGTCGTGGATCTCGCCGATCGTCGACCTGGTCAACGGCGAGGCGATGACACCACTGCAGCGGCTGTTCGCGGTGGCCGACGACGCCAACGGCGTCGGCACCAAGCTCGACATCACCACGTGGACGTTCCTCAACACCGACCTGGTGGTGCACGTGCACCGGATTCCCGACGGCGAATGGATCGGGATCCGCGCCGAGACCAACTACGGCCCGGACGGCATCGGGACGACCATCGGCACGCTGTTCGACCAGCGCGGCGCGGTTGCCGGCATCCAGCAGTCGGTCCTGGTGCGCCGTCGTTGACCGCCCCCGGCAGTCCTGCCTATCCCCGGTCATCGCGACAGCTCCCGCTTATCGGATGTGACGCCAGGCGCCTCGATCGCGATAATCGACTCACGGTCCGGCCCGGGACCCACGACGGCGAGGAACGATGTCCAAGCACCGAACTCCCGTGACACTCGCTCCCTACTTTGTAAAGTTTGCGCAATGACCCCTTCGGTGGACCCCCCCGACAACTCGACGCGGCAGCGGATCCTCGCGGCCACCGCCGAGGTGCTCGGGCGCAACGGGATGACCAAACTCAGCCTGTCCGAGGTGGCCGCCCAGGCCGGGGTCTCCCGCCCGACCCTGTATCGGTGGTTCCCGTCGAAGGAAGAACTGATCTCAGCGTTCTCCCGCTACGAGCGGCACATCTTCGACAGCGGTCTGGCGAGCGCCACCGAAGGACTTAAGGGAGCCGAAAAACTCGACGCTGCACTGCGTTTCATCGTCGACTACCAGCACTCCTCGACGGGCGTGCGAATGATCGACATCGAACCCAAGCACGTGCTGGCCGATTTCTCCCGGATCATCGTGCCGATGCGCGAGGGCCTGCAGCGCATGCTGACCGGACCTGATGCCGCAGTGAAGGCGGCCGCGGCCATCCGGATCGCCATCTCGCACTACATCATTCGCAGCGACGACTCTGAGCAGTTCCTCGCTCAGCTGCGCCAGGCCGTCGGCAGCAGGCACCGCGACTAGTCGAAGAGCACCGCGGCATTGAGATACCCGGTCGGATCGAACGCTGCCTTGATCGTCTGCATCGCCGCGATGTCGGCCGGCCCGCGCGACATCGACAGGTAGGCCCGTTTTCGGCTTCCCACCCCGTGTTCGGAGCTGACGTTGCCGCCGCACCCGGCGATGAGCTCCATCATCGCCGCATACAGGGCAGCCTCGGCTGATTCCGAGCAGCGCAGCACGTTGAAATGCAGGTTTCCCTCGCCGATATGACCGAACAGCAACGGAAGCGCCTCCGGTGCATGGCGCTGCACCAGCGTGCTCGCCGCCGCAGCGAATCCGGCGACGGCCGCCAGGGGCAGCGAGACATCGAACTTCAGTGGGGGGCCGAACGCTCCCAGTACGTCGGCCACCGCTTCGCGCACCCGCCAGAGTCGCTGCTGGGTCGCGAGGTCAGACCCCACCGCCGGCTCCGCGCAGGATCGCACCCGTGCCAGCAGGCCCTCGAGGCGATCGGTCTGGTCATGATCGCCGGTCAGCTCCGCCACCAACAACCACTCGCCGGCAACCGGCGCGGGCACGCCGAGCCGCTCCCCCGTCAAGGCCGCGGCGCGGGCATCGATCACTTCGAGGGCGGCGACGCCGTCCAGGTCGCGAAAGACCCGGGCGGCCTCGACCAGGGCCTCGAGCTCGGCAAAGCCGCAGACGACGGTCACCCGGTGCGCCGGAATGGGATGCAGTCTCAGGTCGAGTCCGGTGATGACACCCAACGTCCCTTCGGCCCCCACGAACAGCGCCGGCAGGTTGTAGCCGGTGTTGTCGCTTCGCACCGAGCTGTGCCGGTTCACCAGCGTGCCGTCCGGCAGTGCCACCTGCAGGCCCAGCACCTGTTCGCCCATGTTGCCGTAGTGCACCGTGTACAGCCCGCCGGCATTGGTGGAGGCCATTCCGCCGACGGTGGCGCTGTCGCGGGCGCTCAGATCGACCCCGAAGATCAGCCCGGCGCCGGCCGCGGCGCGCTGGACCGCCGACAGGGTCGCACCGGCGCCCGCCTGCACCCGGCGCTCGACGGCATCGACCTCACCGACGGTGTTCAGCCGCTCGGTGGACAGCAGCACGTCGTCGTACTCCGGGACGGTGCCGGCCACCAGGGAGGTACGCCCGCCCTGAATGGTGACGTGGGCGCCGGCGTCGCGGCAGAGCCGCAGCACCGCGGCAACATGCTCCGGCGATCCGGGCCGCACCAGCGCGCCGGCCCGGCCCCGGTAGCGGCCGGTGTAGTCGACGCTGCGGCCGGCCAGTACGTCGCGATCGTCGGTGACGTGGGCGGGACCCACCACCTCTGCCAGATTCCGCATCAGGCTCGCGGTCACCGTCCCGGTCACGAAGCCGGTCTATCACACACCGGGCTACCTTGAAGCATGGCTACCCGCGAAGACATCTCGTTCCGTTCCGGCGCGGACCGCATCAGCGCATGGTTGTACCGCCCCGATGACTCCGGCCCGAACGGCGCACCGCTGCTGGTCATGGCGCATGGCCTGGGCGCGGTGCGGACCATGCGCCTGGACGCCTATGCCGAGCGATTCGCCGCGGCCGGTTACGCCTGCCTGGTATTCGACTACCGCAACTTCGGCGACAGCGACGGCGCTCCGCGCCAGTTGCTCGACGTGGGCATGCAGCTGGCGGACTGGTCGGCCGCGGTCGACTTCGCGCATACCCTGCGCGGCGTCGACCGCAACCGGATCGGCCTGTGGGGCACCTCGTTCGGCGGTGGGCACGTGATCGCCACCGCGGCCCGGCTGCCGGTGGCGGCGGTGGTGGCGCAATGCCCGTTCACCGATGGAATCGCTTCGGCGCGCTGCATTCCGCCGTTGACCACCGCGCGGATCAGCGTGCTGGCCTTGCGTGATCTGGCCGCGGCCCGGCTGGGCAATCCGCCGGTGATGGTGGCAACCGCCGGTCGCCCCGGCGATGTCGCGCTGATGAGTACGCCCGACTCCTACCCGGGTTACCTGAAGCTGGCTCCGCCGGGACAGAACCTGCGCAACGAGGTTGCCGCCCGCATCGGGATGAAGATCCTGGCCTACCGCCCAGGCCGGCTGGCAGCCAAGGTGTCATGCCCGATTCTGTTCTGCGTCTGCGACACCGATTCGGTCGCCCCGCCGGGGCCGACCCTGCGCTACGCCGCAAAAGCCCCCCGCGGCATCGTCAAGAGATATCCCGAGGGCCACTTCGACATCTACGTCGGCGATGCCTTCGAGCGGGTGGTCGCCGATCAGCTGGAGTTCTTGGACCGCAACCTCGCCTCGCCGTCGGGGTAAACCCCCAGCGGCGACTCGACCCGGATCGTCTCGTCGCGGATCAGGCCACGCAGCAGCGCGGTGCTGAACTCCGCGGCGATCTCCTTGGCACTGCGGCGCCCGCTGGGCCGCAACCATCGATAGGCCCCCAGCGTCATGCCGATGTAGCCCAGTGCCAGCACGTGCGAATCGCAGGGGTAGAACTCGCCGCTGGCGATACCACGGTCGATCAGGCCGTGCACGTGCTCGTAGACCTGGGCTTCCTTCTCCCGGATCGCGGCCACCTGCTCCTCGGTGAACCACTCGGTGATGTAGGGCTGCTCCTGGAAGTAGACCGCCGCGCCTTCTGGATTGACCGCGATCTGGTCGAGCAGGCGCACCGTGTACTGGTACAACGCCTCACGCGCGGTCCAGGACGGGTCGTCGTGCACGGCTGCCAGCGTCCGTTCCGCGGCCCCCTGGTAGATGTCGTACAGGATCAACGACTTGCTGGCGTAGTAGTGGTAGACGGTCGCTTTGTTGAGCCCCACCACCTCGGCGACGTCATCCATGCGGGTGCCGTGGTAACCACGGGCGGCGAACAACTTGGTGGCGACCGCGAGCAGCTCTTCGCGACGGGAAGGGCTCTGGGTCGACCCCCCGGACGTGGCCTTGCCGTTTGTCATGTCCACTCACTCTTCGGCCAGGCCGGTGTCATCGGCGAATCAATCAACTGGTTGGAAGGATTCTAGGCAGTCCGCTGTGGTGGTGTTGACCGGCCGACTAAACTTGGTGGAATCCAAGCTAAGGGGTTGACGACATGGGTCCTGGTTACGGTTACGATCCGAATCCGGATTACGAGATGAGCGATGAAGCCGAGTTCTTCTTCAAATATCTGACCTGGGGCCTGCGCGGCGTCGAGAGCGGTGGCGGCTACCCCCCGCAGAACTACCCGCCGATCTAAGCCTGAAAACCGACCCGACGGCCCCTGATCCAGCTGGATCGGGGGTCGTTTGACGTCTGCCCACGAAGTCCGGCGGCCCGGTGTCCTATCGTGGCCGGGTGACCTCCCAGCCGAATCTGCCCGGGGCCTGGAATTTCCGCGACGTCTCGGAGTCGACCGGCGCGCTACGCCCGGGCCGCCTGTTCCGCTCCAGCGAACTGAGCCGCCTGGAGCAGGGCGGCCGCGAGGAACTGTTGCGCCTGGGGGTGGCCGACGTGGCCGACCTGCGATCGCCGCGCGAAGTCACCCGCCGCGGACCCGGCCTGGTGCCCGACGGCATCGGCATCCACCTGCTGCCCTTCCCGGATCTGGCCGGCGACCAGTCACCGGACAGCTCGGCGCCACACGAGGACGCGTTCCGCAACATGATGGCCCAGAAGCCTGACGAGGACTCCGCGGCCGACGTCGCCGCCCGCTACATGACCGAGGAGTACGCGCGGTTCCCCACTCTCGCCGGATCTCGCCGCGCGGTGCAGCGGGTGGTGTCCCTGCTGGCCCAGGGCCGGCCGGTTCTGACGCACTGCTTCGCCGGAAAGGACCGCACCGGATTCGTCGTCTCGGTGGTGCTGCGGGCGGCCGGGGTGG
It encodes:
- a CDS encoding TetR/AcrR family transcriptional regulator — encoded protein: MTNGKATSGGSTQSPSRREELLAVATKLFAARGYHGTRMDDVAEVVGLNKATVYHYYASKSLILYDIYQGAAERTLAAVHDDPSWTAREALYQYTVRLLDQIAVNPEGAAVYFQEQPYITEWFTEEQVAAIREKEAQVYEHVHGLIDRGIASGEFYPCDSHVLALGYIGMTLGAYRWLRPSGRRSAKEIAAEFSTALLRGLIRDETIRVESPLGVYPDGEARLRSKNSS
- a CDS encoding cytochrome P450, encoding MADPLPYYRVLRDRHPLYYVPQWDLYALSRFDDIWEALAVGDGTFVASEGTLPAASVLAHHNSGPVPDPPLHPLPFHAVFDKPIYDDIRRLQSPAFRPRSVADWQDRVRALANQRLDELLPRGRFDLTCDYGGIVVAQVVCELLGIPTDLAAEVLAAVNAGSLAQAGSGVDTAAARPNYLQYLIPAVQRRRAARDRGALPIVDGMLSYRLPDGSDLDDVEAATQLLCIFIGGTETVPKIVAHGLWELARRPDQLAAVRSDPTSAVPRAREEMIRYCAPAQWFARTARKPFALHGRTIGPGQRIIALLASANRDERQYPDPDEFHWDRKIERSLAFGRGQHFCIGYHLARLEVTVLVQEWLRRVGEYRIIEDGATRLPSSFQWGWNSIPVEV
- a CDS encoding NIPSNAP family protein, producing MRKYYDHTLLYLHETIDLGRGTSGDFTRNFTETYQPMMTELGARLFGLWESTAYNGHWPQVTVIWEIDAFADYARIGRAQSRGGSHAQPAADWSAYLAGIGASGEGRIMYPGPRNKTLSALCESGFDATVVIQEIMQTKPGRQDDYIRELERLYVPWSERTGKRWLGSFTTTFRFNEVIHYWALDGGWDCFAEHYPSWKDHPPAEIVTWMSVAPALRDGWEDSILQALPPSPLQRDNT
- a CDS encoding TetR/AcrR family transcriptional regulator — protein: MTPSVDPPDNSTRQRILAATAEVLGRNGMTKLSLSEVAAQAGVSRPTLYRWFPSKEELISAFSRYERHIFDSGLASATEGLKGAEKLDAALRFIVDYQHSSTGVRMIDIEPKHVLADFSRIIVPMREGLQRMLTGPDAAVKAAAAIRIAISHYIIRSDDSEQFLAQLRQAVGSRHRD
- a CDS encoding acyl-CoA thioesterase, with the translated sequence MSEISATTETSPATHWSVSGLLDLFEVVADGPDRFVGATGLAGGDERQVVEGTQLVAQAIMAAAQRFADKSIRSVHAVFARAVLVGPPAEYAIDVVSEGRSTAAAVISVLQNGKRCATITVLADVPSADIITHHLPRPDVTAPAEANPCAMPMAGREVRLVDVVDVNSPDEVGPPELYAWLHYDPIPARDDLAKALIAYFTGHLGISTTMRAHAGIGTSQSHVTVSTAPMTVTVSFHEQVRWDGWLLYSHESTQVGAGMSYVRGTVHTEEGELIASFAQDGLIRPLRTSDNTIAEHSRL
- a CDS encoding tyrosine-protein phosphatase, which translates into the protein MTSQPNLPGAWNFRDVSESTGALRPGRLFRSSELSRLEQGGREELLRLGVADVADLRSPREVTRRGPGLVPDGIGIHLLPFPDLAGDQSPDSSAPHEDAFRNMMAQKPDEDSAADVAARYMTEEYARFPTLAGSRRAVQRVVSLLAQGRPVLTHCFAGKDRTGFVVSVVLRAAGVDQDAVIEDYLRSNAAVPALRDRLMEIIRQRPESEITPEMLTFTEARLSDEVLGVRTDYLDAADRSIAENFGTLDGFLQAAGVTDTDLDALRRALRD
- a CDS encoding SMP-30/gluconolactonase/LRE family protein yields the protein MGFAETGSQPAVDASSSTPAPLAGGFCFGEGPRWFEGLLWFSDMLGEAIHTVTLNGSMTTVPLPGHSPSGLGFRPDGTLLVASAADRQVLCYDGDSVTTLVDLADRVPADLGDMVVDAAGRSYIGSQAPSGGVLVRVDPDASVRIVAEDLDFPNGMVISPDGTTLTVAESMGRRLTRFTIDADGGLQARRTFADGLDGPPDGIALDAAGGVWTAMTLANQFERIVEGGIVTDRIATGGRAAIACALGGRQRRTLFLLTSPSAYPKRLMGTRDSRLDTVTVEIPGAGLP
- a CDS encoding DUF427 domain-containing protein: MSLVAGDGPLSTERAGWFAPEITGALVYVEPHPRRVQAIRAQRCVIDTEEVLLVHRQGEPLSYAFREDAVRGLPYRALPEAPGFVQVAWDAVDTWFEEGRQLVHYPPNPYHRIDCRPTRRALRVEVAGMALVDTDDTVILFETALAPRLYVTANHVRTDLLQASTTSTYCNYKGYASYWSAVVGDTVIPDLAWAYLDPLPESAAISGLFSFDLSRAAGFAELPKPAGRLPL
- a CDS encoding alpha/beta hydrolase; the encoded protein is MATREDISFRSGADRISAWLYRPDDSGPNGAPLLVMAHGLGAVRTMRLDAYAERFAAAGYACLVFDYRNFGDSDGAPRQLLDVGMQLADWSAAVDFAHTLRGVDRNRIGLWGTSFGGGHVIATAARLPVAAVVAQCPFTDGIASARCIPPLTTARISVLALRDLAAARLGNPPVMVATAGRPGDVALMSTPDSYPGYLKLAPPGQNLRNEVAARIGMKILAYRPGRLAAKVSCPILFCVCDTDSVAPPGPTLRYAAKAPRGIVKRYPEGHFDIYVGDAFERVVADQLEFLDRNLASPSG
- a CDS encoding thioesterase family protein encodes the protein MTDAYYELLDPDDSRGERFAATDFVRGTWSAQIQHAAPVSALLVRALERLDARDDTRLSRVTIDLLGPVPAEGDLWVRCQVDRPGKQIELVSAQMLAAGPDRLLRPVARATGWRLQKLDTSEVQHASAPPLRPVHEARGMDMQRKWDRNYVHSLDWRWLTTPLAPGAGESWISPIVDLVNGEAMTPLQRLFAVADDANGVGTKLDITTWTFLNTDLVVHVHRIPDGEWIGIRAETNYGPDGIGTTIGTLFDQRGAVAGIQQSVLVRRR
- a CDS encoding FAD-binding oxidoreductase; amino-acid sequence: MMRNLAEVVGPAHVTDDRDVLAGRSVDYTGRYRGRAGALVRPGSPEHVAAVLRLCRDAGAHVTIQGGRTSLVAGTVPEYDDVLLSTERLNTVGEVDAVERRVQAGAGATLSAVQRAAAGAGLIFGVDLSARDSATVGGMASTNAGGLYTVHYGNMGEQVLGLQVALPDGTLVNRHSSVRSDNTGYNLPALFVGAEGTLGVITGLDLRLHPIPAHRVTVVCGFAELEALVEAARVFRDLDGVAALEVIDARAAALTGERLGVPAPVAGEWLLVAELTGDHDQTDRLEGLLARVRSCAEPAVGSDLATQQRLWRVREAVADVLGAFGPPLKFDVSLPLAAVAGFAAAASTLVQRHAPEALPLLFGHIGEGNLHFNVLRCSESAEAALYAAMMELIAGCGGNVSSEHGVGSRKRAYLSMSRGPADIAAMQTIKAAFDPTGYLNAAVLFD